tacagagacaatattagtcaatagaggaaatctgcaatatcccagagtttcactactagaggggtatatacctgagaaatatgagaaaaaaagggaagaaaatgtcccaaacaaacttagataccatctcaataaaacccaatgacagcatgccagaaagggagttcagaatgtacgtaattaaaatgatcagagaaccaaatgaggagatgaaagagaaaatgcaggctttgaatgattgtaCCACTCAAcaggtaaaagagcaaatgcgggaagcaaaagatcatttcaataaagagagatactgaagaaaaaaaaagacagaaatccttgaaatgaaggaaacaataaaccaaattaagaactccatagaaagcataaccaataggatagaacacctggaagatagaacctcagacattgaagaaaaaatatctaaccttgaaaacaaagttgaacaaacagagaagatggtaagaaatcctgaacagaatctacaagaattatgggatatcatgaaaaggccaaatttaagaattattgggattgaggaaggcttagagaaacaaaccaaaggaatgaacaatctattcaataaaataatatcagaaaatttcccaaacctgaagaacgaaatggaaaatcaaatacaagaggcttataggactccaaatatacaaaattacaacagacccacaccaaggcacattataatgaaaatacctaacatacaaaataaagacagaattttaaaggccacgaaagaaaagaatcaaattacattcaagggaaACCcttacggatatcagcagatttttcaacccagaccctaaaagctagaagagcctggaacaacatttttcaagctctgaaagaaaacagatgccaaccaagaatcttatatccagcaaaacttaccttctgatttgttgatgaaataaaatccttccatgataaacaaaaactaaaagaatttacaaaaagaaagccggcgctatagaacattctcagcaaaatattccaagaggaagagataaaaaacaatgatgcaaatcagcagagggaggaactagcctagggaacagccaaataaaggagaaaccaagtcatgtcaaaaaaacaaaaatgagccaaatgactgggaatacaagtcatatcccaataataaccctgaatgttaatggcctgaactcatcaatcaaaagacagactggcagattggattaaaaagaaagatccaacaatttgctgtctgcaagagactaatctcatagaaatagatacccacagactaaaggtgaaaggatgaggaaaaacataccatgcacatggacacagcagaaaagctggagcatccatcctcatatcagataatatcgacttcaagccaaagttagtcagaagggataaagaaggacatttcatactacttaagggaagcataaaccagcaaaacataacaatcataaatatctatgcctcaaacagtggctcattcatatacatcaaacaaatccttctcaattccagaaatcaaatagaccacaacacaataatacttggcaatttaacacacttctctcaccactggatagatcttccaaacaaaaattgaataaagaaaccatatatctcaataacacaatcaataatttagacttaatggtcatatatagaatataccatctaataaaaagtgaatacactttcttctcagcagcacatggatccttctctaaaataggccatattttatgccacaaagctactgttagcaaatacaagaagatagagatactaccttgtgttctatcagatcataattgattgaaattagaaataaatgacagaataaaaaacagaaacttctccaacacctggagattaaataatacactattgtatgatgaatggataacagaacaagcagaagggaaataaaaaaattctcagaggtaaatgagaacaaagaaacatcatatcaaaatctctgggacactatgaaagcagtacttagaggaaaatttatttcatggagcgcattcaataaaggaagaaaaaatcaacaaacaggttataagatcaatggtCATAATTattgcacttttatacataagtgatgaatcttcagaaagagaaattaggaaactaccccattcacaatagcctcgaaaaaaataaaatacttgggaatcaatctaacaagagaggtgaaagacctctacaataagaactacagagcactaaagaaagaaattaaagaaaaccttagaagatggaaagatctcccatgttcttgaataggcagaactaatattgtcaaaatgaccatactaattaaaaaaaatggccatactaccaaaagtgctgtacagattcaatgcaattccaattaaaatcccaatgacgtaccttacagaaatagatcaaacaatcatgaaattcatctggaagaataagaaacccagaatagcaatCCTTAGccggaagagtgaagcagggggtatggcaatgccagaacttcaactatcctacaaagaaatagtaacaaaaatggcatggtattggcaccaaaatagacaggtagatcaatggtatagaatagaggacatggacacaaacccaaataaatacaatttttctcatactagacagaggggccaaaaatatgcaatggagaaaagatagtctcttcaacaaatggtgctgggaaaactagaagtccttatgcaatagaatgaaattaaacccctatctctcaccctacacaaaaatcaagtcaaaatggattaaggatctcggaatcagaccagagatcctgcatcttatagaacaaaaagtaggtccaaattttcaacatgttggcttaggatcagacttccttaacaggactcccatagcacaagaaataaaagcaagaatcaataactgggatagattcaaactaaaaagtttctctcagcaaagtaaactatcagcaatgtgaagagagaggctacagagtgggagaaaatcattcccactcatatttcagatagagcactaatttccagaatatataaagaactcaaaaactctacaccaagaataaaaataatccaatcaacaaatgggcctaggatatgaacagaaacttcacagaagaatatgtgtgtttcaagatggtggcctagagggcggctgcatttcacgttgctccaggacgcaggattcaaaagaggagatagtgagagacttgggaccaactcaaagccaccgggtgagtctctcccattggggaggtgtcccggatggggcggtagccccggaacgcagggaatttgtaaagtggagttgctcggcgagacgcccctccccccacaggagtggtaaacacggacaactgggatcatcgtagaggaggcggctcagcacagtgcttggtcttggagcaaccactggggctccgggcggctgcctgaggaggagatgcgtggcaagctgtttggacgcAGAACGACTGCTtatgaacaccggggggttgcccggaggaagaggaggagcacagcgggtcgcttggtctaggagtgactgcatcagagccacaggcggttgccagaggaggagctgtgtggcgagctgtttgaactcagaacaaccgctcctgaacaccggtggcctgcctggaggaggagcgcggcgggtcacttggtctaggagtgactgcatcagagccacaggcggttgccagaggaggagctgcatagcgagctgtttggactcagaacaaccgcttctgaacacccggggggttgcccggaggaagaggagaagcgcggtgggtggcttggtctaggagtgactgcatcagagccagaggcagttgccagaggaggaggtgagtggtgagttgattgcactcaaagcgaccgctcctgaacactggtggcctgcctggaggaggagcgcggtgggtcacttggtcttggagccactgcccctgaacacccggggggctaccctgaggaggaggaggaggaacagggcgggtcacttgggcttggagtgactgcctagggctacgggaggttggtgGGAGggggagactcgaagtgagttgcttggactcctagtgactgcgtcggaaaccaggctgctgtccggtggaggaggtgtgtggcgggtctctgggtataggaggtattgtacagggctccaggtatCGGCTCAGAGGGGGCCACATAgacaggtgattaggtgcagagtagggtcccaggagctaggtggcttcttgctggaagagccacacagagacacgcctaggggcggagcgaagtttccaggactgcaggcagattctctgggagaggcagcctaaggagactcgcctgtgaagggtgaggctcccaggcccaggaggtaggtccgggcccctgggaatgttgcagaggaagacagcccagcccagattgtagttgtagattgaggggaacctctaggaggggaactgaccagagaGACATCCCCACCAAGTGACTCTTCCCTAccaggagaggttttcccacggggatggtaaaaccagagtcacaggcacaaacaggacttgcctcagcccacagcctagttccccgttggatgaccattggtcaacaagtggaggcacctctgcccactagcagggaatatatgccacctgaggatcaccacccctagagaggcagcttcttcgtggaactccgcattatcaacttcctccaagacttcaggctactgaaggataagaggggatatactagcaatcttcagggacattataagttgatagaggaaatctacaatatcttaatgacccactgattaatgaacaatatgagaaaacaagggaagaaaatgccccaaacaaatctagatgttacatcaatagaatccagtCCCCGCCCTCCCGCCGCCCCCCGCCCTCGCTCGCTCGAGCtccccgcccgccgcccgccacCTTCCGTCGGTTCTCTCATTAGTCCGCGGTCGCCTCTGGAGCTACCCGCCCTTGTCTCCAAGCTTGCGACTCACGGACCGGTGTTCTCTGCTCAAAACGGCCAGACTCGGGAGTCGTAGTCTGAGCTTTTCACCTGGGAAGTTCAAGTTACTTTGTAGAACTTCTGTCACACAGGTCGTGCATTTTGCAGCACATTTGTAAGCTATGGCTGCCATCAGGAAGAAATTGGTGATTGTTGGTGATGGAGCATGTGGCAAGACATGCTTGCTCATAGTTTTCAGCAAGGACCAGTTCCCAGAAGTATATGTGCCCACAGTGTTTGAGAACTATGTGGCAGATATTGAGGTGGATGGAAAGCAGGTAGAGTTGGCTTTGTGGGACACAGATGGGCAGGAAGATTATGATCGCCTGAGGCCCCTCTCCTACCCAGACACTGATGTTATACTGATGTGTTTCTCCATCGACAGCCCTGATAGTTTAGAAAACATCCCAGAAAAATGGATCCCAGAAGTCAAGCATTTCTGTCCCAACATACCCATCATCCTGGTTGGGAATAAGAAGGATCTTCGTAATGATGAGCACACAAGGCGGGAGTTAGCCAAGATGAAGCAGGAGCCAGTAAAACCTGAAGAAGGCAGAGATATGGCAAACAGGATTGGTGCCTTTGGGTACATGGAGTGTTCAGCAAAGACCAAAGATGGAGTGAGGGAGGTTTTTGAAATGGCCACAAGAGCTGCTCTTCAAGCCAGACGTGGGAAGAAAAAATCTGGGTGCCTTGTGTTGTGAAAACTTGCTGCAAGCACAGCCCTCATGCGGCTAATTTTGAAGTGCTGTTTATTAATCTTAGTGTATGATTACTGGcctttttcatttatctataaTTTACCTAAGATTACAAATAAGAAGTCATCTTGCTACCAGTATTTAGAAGCCAACCATGATTATTAATAATGTCCAACCCGTCTGATCTGCCAGGGTCCTTCTGACACTGCTCTAACAGCCCTCTCTGCACTCCACCTGACACACCAGGCGCTAATTCAAGGAATTTCTTAACTTCTTGCTTCTTTCTAGAAAGAGAAATGGTAACTTTTGTGAATTAGGCTGTAACTACTTTATAACTAACATGTCCTGCCTATTATCTGTCAGCTGCAAGGAACTCTGGTGAGTCATCACTTTGGAGCTTTACTCCTCAGCAGATTTCATTTCCATAGCTCTGGAGTGGGCATCCAGTTTTTTGAAATGTACTCAGCCAGAAAGGCCCAAGTCCATGCAGCTGTGGCAGAGTTACAGTTCTGTGGTTTCATGTTAGTTACCTTATAGTTACTGTGTAATTAGTGCCACTTAATGTatgttaccaaaaaataaatataactattCCAGACTAGATGTAGTATTTTTTGTATAATTGGATTTCCTAATACTGATATTTGTCATCCCACAGAAAAGTgtattggttttttaaaaaagaaagtgtatttggaaataaagtcagatggaaaattcatttttaaaattcccgTTTTGTCACtttctctgattaaaaaaaaaaaaaaaaggccatatCACCCTTTTGACCCCTCATATCCCAGTACCCTTCTCCAGAGCTGGGCTAAGTAAATAGGGATTTGGTTTCATGACTGAGGCAATTAGACACTTAAAGGTGGCATAGCCTTTCTCACCTAGACTGCAGGGACTGGCTCTTATTCACAATGCTTCTTTCTTCTCACTGTATCTAGGTTCCCTCCCAAAAGAGCCACTTGTTCTCATGGGTGGCACttggtttttctcttctctccagctGACTAAACTTTTTTCTGTACCAGTTAATTTTCCAACTAATAGAATAAAGgcagttttctaaaaaaaaagaaaaaaaaaatagaatccaacgacagcatggcagaagaaatgagagaaagggacttcagaatgtacataataaaaatgattagggaagcaaacgatgagatgaaagagcaaatgatgcaggcattgaatgatgagattaaagagcaaatgcaggcattgaatgatcgcaccaatcgacagttaacagagcaaattcaggaagcaaaagatcatttcaataaagagttagagatattgaaaaaaaaccaaacagaaatccttgaaatgaaggaaacaataaaccaaattaagaactccatagaaagcataaccaataggatagaacacctggaagacagaacttcagatattgaagacaaaatatctaacctcgaaaacaaagttgaacaaacagagaagatggtaagaaatcatgaacagaatctgcaagaactatgggataacatgaaaaggccaaatttgagaattattgggattgaggaaggcttagagaaacaaaccaaaggaatgaacaatctattcaatgaaataatatcagaaaatttcccaaatctgaagaatgaaatggaaaatcaagtccaagaggcttataggactccaaatacacaaaattacaacagacccacaccaaggcacattataatgaaaatacctaacatacaaaataaagagagaattttaaagactgtgagagaaaagaaccaaattacattcagggggaaaccaatatggatatcagcagatttttcaatccagaccctaaaagctagaagggcctggaacaacatttttcaagctctgaaagaaaatggatgccaaccaagaatcttatacccagcaaagcttaccttcaaatttgatgatgaaataaaatcgttccatgataaacaaaagctaaaagaatttacaaaaagaaagccagcattacagaacattctcagcaaaatattccatgaggaagaaataaaaaacaaagaagcaaatcagcaaagggaggaattatcctaaaggaactgtcaaataaaggaggaaccaagatgtgtcaaaaattttaaatatgaaccaaatgaccgggaatacaaatcatatctcaataataaccctgaatgttaatggcctgaattcatcaatcaaaagacatagactggcagattggattaaaaagaaagatccaacaatatgttgcctgcaagagactcacctcatagaaagagatacccatagactaaaggtgaaaggatggggaaaaacataccatgcacatggactcagcaaaaaagctggagtatccatcctcatttcagataatgtggacttcaagccaatgttagttagaagggataaagaaggacatttcatactgcttaagggaagcataaatcagcaagacataacaatcataaacatctatgccccaaatagtggctcatccatgtatgttaaacaaatccttctcaattttagaaaccaaatagaccataacacaataatactaggtgattttaacatgcctctttcaccactggacagatcttccaaacaaaaattgaacaaagaaaccatagatctcaataacacaatcaataatttagacttaacagacatttatagaatataccatccaaccaagagcaaatacactttcttctcagcagcacatggatcctgctctaaaatagaccatatattatgccacaaagctaatgtcagcaaatacaagaagatagagacactaccttgtattctatcagatcataatggattgaagttacaaattaatgaaagagtaaaaaacagaaaacactccaacacctggagattaaacaatatgctactatatgatgaatggataacagaagatattaggaaggaaattaaaaaattcttagaggtaaacgagtgtcgcgtccctcgcccgcaagaaagcacgacacaggaaacttccttcagcagtttaatcaggaccttattattagataaccatggtttctcttttctctctctacctctACTAGGAAGTcacagtcatatttatatgaattataagccaatcaggttacagaatatgcggggagagcaagattacaatataatacaatcagagcaactaaagggcgtgtgcaagcacgagtcacttttgtccaatcaaagcagttccttctggccctggctcaatgccggggccactttatcagctgctggcttagtgccggggccagttctttCGGCAGCGTCAGccatatgttgcaaaccaggttgccccggcttcgtgccagtccttgatgttgcagtctatgatgccccggctcaatgccagggtatAGTTCGTGCTTGATGTTGCAGActaggttgccccggcttagtgccagggtaCAGTCTTTTCAGCCTTCAGGCCGGAGTGGGGTCCGCGgcccccgacagctccccctttcttttaatataatagaAAGCATACTTTAGCAATAACCGATCTACTCCTGTCACTTGGCCCATGCTCATAGGTGCTTTTACGTATGACAGTTGGCATAACCAGATATGGgcttgtttattaaaaaagtgTTTCAGACCCtagcggaaaccagcgccatcttgtcATGGCGGCGTGGCGGCTTGCCACAGCGCTCCccctttattatattaaaaacacaggtgaaggtagaggccctatcctactgtgcaaaagtggcagatagtgaacgtcagtcccaaaGTGGCGCCTTCTCTAGGCCTGACATTACccaagccgatgccttttttcgtagggtgggacgtggacatcaaacccacatgcaatagagcatgccttccttgaggtttaaaaataaaactctcaagtgcagtgctttgcctcgcatcctgcgTCTATGAAgtcatagcggtatggaaaaccatacttgggggagcttatccagcttgtGCAACCGCAAGGGCCTGAAATAGGAAAATCGCCCTACTTGCCAATGCCgtacaatacaggggcaccataatgaacacaagataCACAGTAACAGTTCATCTCCTCCAATATCATTGTTACAGTTCAAGATTAAGGGTGAAAGTTACAAGGCAATTAAAGCTTTAGTTACTGCAAGGAATCTGTAGTATGTAAATACACAGTCCccaaagaaaagtataaagtaATAACAGCAGTACCTTgtagacacctagcgtaaatgacaATTCCAGctttaacagagatatactaaaaatgccacttattttcgtgtcagattagccaaccacacagaaggtgacaccccttgctcaatggccaacACAGTCTGAATTAACATTGctttttcacgtgcttgacgcactcttagcttgcaaataaaccaaaggcaaaggcaaatacctgcagaacaaatacattcaaagatcCCCACattaacccattctttaaaataactaaaggcagaggtgagccagctagagaactgactcaaagtaacaggctcaacacgagtgtcatttaaaatcgcaatttgcaataattgttgattcatcatcttttcagcttctaaggaccaattgcctgcaagaaaggcggaaatcaaatggctttgattctttgcttcttcatatcttactggagttatacacatgtgtttatgattcccgatgcaaccaacttgtgcaatgttgaaaagttcatccaattGTACTTGTAGCAAATCAATCCTTTGATTCGCTGCCaaaatccctgataggatatgtctgttgacgcggtcctgggattccagcacctgtgcagtttgttgtatgacttgattaatggtttgtgctgtttgaacttgattggtcatggctagagcagcggtagtggctgcagcggCAGAGACAgtaatagcagttattatggctgcggtaatgccaaagtctctcttttctctgaagaggttcaccaacggaaaattatctggattgacctccactgggacaggtacaaaggtgggtacctttacaatcacagcaacagattcactaccgttccaacactctgaaagcaggcaggtaatattgtcattagaacaatttaaaatcacttttgaactgtttgataatagaaatagaaaagggggggcaggcggcgaacaatgtctgtcagccgcagaattatcatgtgcatccaaagttaaaaaattaatggtaaaaagagccaaagacaaacgctctttagtagtacagcttgctcctattccccctttttgtctttgtaaaagttctttaattgttttatgagctctctccacgatttcctgaccttgggggttgtaaggtaagccatgagtcagttgcactcccatagtggagcagaaagaggtgaattattgaccagtgtacgccggcccattatctgtctttaaggagcatggaaggccccaggcggcccaagcctctaggcaatgggagatgacatgatggccttttttaTCCTgctaaagcagaggcatgcataactccagagaaagtatctattgagacatgaacatattttagggaaccaaactctgtaatatgagttacatccatttgccaaatcataagaggtcgcaagcctcgggggttaacaccaaaagaagggagatgatgaaatggaacacaatgagaacaatctaagacaatctgtcttgCTTCTGCTcaaggaatagagaagcgcttacgaagtgtttgggagttaacatgaaacttattatgaaagtctcgagcactgtcaagagaagaaagaaaacaaattgtgcgggtagcggcatctgtccttgtgtttccttcaacaataggtccagggagagccgtatgagctcttatatgtacaggataaaagggtgcagaatggcccaaaatcaaattttgtaactgagtaaataaagatgaaaccttgttgttaggattgatggcacctaaagtttacaacaccttaagtgctccttagagaagtcctcttattccctgggttcaggctgactgagggcaaaagatccaaatactggtgtatcttgccttctgtactccaatctctaagtttgatcttaatcatccatcaagccagtctcaccagtcataaagtaagagtactgggctttaactttaacgtccataactttacagttatttacccttttatctaactggagtctgcattagttctggaagttaccactatttgttttggtatctgttaccactatttgttaggtgatggcttattatcacaagttacctaggttgtgtgttcttgaagcagctacttctgcaaaacattaataggtaacagttttataaaatgaaataagtaagagtaaaaatatattctgcttgtataatagctattttgaattttgactgagaaccacattatattccctatttgagatcatagtaattttacaacaaaaaaacccaatcttttgattataactttaaataagctgaagtctgacttattttggagtcactctaacatgcagtaaggtgggaggcagagccttatctcaggtaaggcgtgactctttacagatcttaagtgttttaatcctacaactaattttttgtcccttttgtcctgaccagcatgaccaaatttttaagttcagtgagggtcaaaggagtattagaaaataaaggtttataaacacagattttgaagattaagctgagatcagatggagctctgttctctgatggaaatgtagatctaaagagttatgttagtaacatttatacatgtcttattattgagttaaagactatgtaagcattattttttgtttttaggagagttacagagactagaccatctacataactttttttttttacaactgcaaagtgcaatgttaggaactctgtgtagttctcaaagaagtccactgtccaaagttactgtaaggtgggcaggaactagagaagggaactgatgaaacactggttatctagcaaaacaatttctttctgcccaagagctgtgtgcctgatatcaatgtaagagctgataggactcctgcacaaagcctccccagggaggttactgccacagcagttaggcatcttgtgctcctacatagGAACACTTCCAGGAACCAGGCATgttacagtcatgaagtcagggaccccaatctcagtcattgttgtcccatttttgttataatgcattatactctttcttaaatgtcattttaagaagtttatatatattgatttctgagtccatataaacattagttaacacagtctaacattatatccaaaacaggaatcaatcaaagaaaggctgagagagcttttaacttttcttttatgaacctttaaacaaatcaggctgtcactaactcttagatatatatttacatttaaatttttatctcagtgaaataagtaaccaatgttacatataccttatTGATAagatgtcccataatagaacattaaatgatagaaataaatccccaattaaaatttactctttataagtttaagattaccattacagacaagtttaatctgtaGAATAGCACAGCTTAATaaatttcttgctttaaaaacttgtgtacctgaaaaatatgaacacatttcatatacaactagaaaccattttataattaccttgacacttttatcttaccaaatttagtttttaaagaaaaatgtagactctgtaacacagta
The Sciurus carolinensis chromosome 2, mSciCar1.2, whole genome shotgun sequence DNA segment above includes these coding regions:
- the LOC124976920 gene encoding transforming protein RhoA-like — its product is MAAIRKKLVIVGDGACGKTCLLIVFSKDQFPEVYVPTVFENYVADIEVDGKQVELALWDTDGQEDYDRLRPLSYPDTDVILMCFSIDSPDSLENIPEKWIPEVKHFCPNIPIILVGNKKDLRNDEHTRRELAKMKQEPVKPEEGRDMANRIGAFGYMECSAKTKDGVREVFEMATRAALQARRGKKKSGCLVL